A region of Spiribacter roseus DNA encodes the following proteins:
- a CDS encoding NAD-dependent epimerase, producing the protein MKILVTGAAGFIGYHTCEQLLARGDTVVGLDNLNDYYDVSLKKARLARLMAHEDDGPGGFRFERLDLADAPAMRALFEREGFDRVINLAAQAGVRYSLDNPQAYVDSNVTGFVNVLEGCRHTGVGHLVYASTSSVYGANTHMPFTEHEPADHPLAIYGATKRANELMSHSYAHLFGLPCTGLRFFTVYGPWGRPDMALFLFTRKILAGEPIEVFNHGHHQRDFTFVEDIAEGVIRACHQPATGNPDWDSNAPDPATSAAPWRLFNIGNNQPVQLLDYIRVLEECLGRRAEMQMRPLQPGDVPDTWASADDLKDAVGYQPSTPVETGVRRFVDWYRDYYQV; encoded by the coding sequence ATGAAGATTCTTGTCACCGGCGCCGCGGGATTCATCGGCTATCACACCTGCGAACAGCTACTCGCCCGCGGCGACACCGTGGTGGGGCTCGACAACCTCAACGATTACTACGATGTCAGCCTTAAAAAGGCACGCCTGGCGCGTCTGATGGCCCATGAGGACGACGGGCCCGGCGGTTTCCGGTTTGAGCGGCTGGATCTGGCCGATGCGCCGGCCATGCGGGCGCTGTTCGAACGCGAGGGCTTCGATCGGGTCATCAACCTGGCCGCCCAGGCGGGGGTGCGCTACTCGCTGGACAACCCCCAGGCCTATGTCGACAGCAACGTCACCGGGTTCGTCAACGTGCTCGAGGGCTGTCGGCACACCGGCGTCGGGCACCTGGTCTATGCCTCCACCAGTTCAGTCTATGGCGCCAACACCCACATGCCGTTCACCGAGCATGAGCCGGCCGACCATCCGCTGGCCATCTACGGCGCGACCAAGCGCGCCAACGAGCTGATGAGCCACAGCTACGCGCACCTCTTTGGCCTGCCCTGCACCGGGCTGCGGTTCTTTACCGTCTATGGCCCCTGGGGCCGACCGGACATGGCGCTGTTCCTGTTCACCCGCAAGATCCTCGCCGGCGAGCCCATCGAGGTGTTCAACCACGGCCACCACCAGCGCGACTTCACCTTTGTCGAGGATATTGCCGAGGGCGTGATCCGCGCCTGCCACCAGCCGGCCACCGGCAATCCGGACTGGGACAGCAACGCCCCCGACCCGGCCACCAGCGCCGCGCCCTGGCGGCTGTTCAATATCGGCAATAACCAGCCGGTGCAGCTGCTCGACTACATCCGCGTCCTCGAGGAGTGCCTCGGCCGACGCGCCGAGATGCAGATGCGCCCCCTCCAGCCCGGCGACGTGCCCGACACCTGGGCGAGTGCCGACGACCTCAAGGACGCCGTCGGCTATCAGCCCTCAACCCCGGTGGAGACCGGGGTACGCCGCTTTGTGGACTGGTACCGGGACTACTATCAGGTCTGA
- a CDS encoding phospho-sugar mutase — MTTDGHNPPSLLERARAWRDADPDPQTRAELDARIQRGDVRDCFDPPLGFGTAGLRGLAGPGPAHMNHRLIQRVTAVLADLLRAEVPDAAERGVVIGYDARHGSAALAETAAQTIAGAGLGVHVFDTYAPTPLVAFAALELQTAAGLVLTASHNPPEYLGYKAYGARGVQIVSPTDERIAQALDALPAGVEIPQITAAEAETSEVCPYWRVHGDALRAAYRQAVARPVADPTPPLRVAYSAMHGVAGDLVRGVLADQGGIDLVEVEAQAAPDGDFPTVRFPNPEEPGALDQLTARAAAVDADVALATDPDGDRLAVALPDEHGDWQVLMGDQTGALMGDYLMRRADSARGFVMNTVVSSRLLGRLAAHHGVGYEQTLTGFKWLWKRALEREQDGDHLLFAYEDAIGFCPTRRVRDKDGIATAAVVTEMARVAKAAGTTLYAQLQALYRRHGLSVNRQVSLKLSGDDARERMNGHLQALRREPPAAVAGLAVERLHDYWAAERYAPDGRDAEPIPLPASDLIQLDLAGGCHVSIRPSGTEPKLKIYLEYLGAPGSDDLAAEQAQAVERLEEIATDLESMLTDQT; from the coding sequence ATGACCACGGACGGCCACAACCCCCCTTCCCTGCTCGAGCGGGCCCGGGCCTGGCGCGATGCCGACCCTGACCCGCAGACCCGGGCCGAACTGGACGCCCGCATCCAGCGCGGTGACGTGCGCGACTGCTTTGACCCGCCGCTTGGCTTTGGCACCGCGGGGCTGCGGGGCCTGGCGGGCCCCGGCCCGGCGCATATGAACCACCGCCTGATCCAGCGGGTGACCGCGGTGCTGGCGGACCTGCTGCGCGCCGAAGTGCCCGACGCCGCCGAGCGCGGCGTGGTGATTGGTTATGACGCCCGCCACGGCTCGGCAGCGCTGGCGGAAACCGCAGCGCAGACCATTGCCGGGGCCGGGCTTGGGGTCCATGTGTTTGACACCTATGCGCCGACACCGCTGGTGGCGTTCGCTGCGCTTGAGCTGCAGACCGCCGCCGGGCTGGTGCTGACCGCCAGCCATAACCCGCCGGAGTATCTGGGCTATAAGGCCTATGGCGCGCGGGGGGTACAGATCGTCTCGCCCACTGACGAGCGCATCGCCCAGGCCCTGGATGCCCTGCCTGCTGGGGTCGAGATCCCGCAGATCACCGCGGCTGAAGCCGAAACCAGCGAGGTCTGCCCCTACTGGCGGGTGCACGGCGATGCCCTGCGCGCTGCCTACCGGCAGGCCGTCGCCCGGCCCGTGGCCGACCCCACTCCGCCGCTGCGGGTGGCCTATAGCGCGATGCACGGGGTGGCCGGTGATCTGGTCCGCGGCGTGCTGGCCGATCAGGGCGGGATTGACCTGGTGGAGGTCGAGGCCCAGGCCGCGCCCGATGGCGACTTCCCCACTGTGCGCTTTCCCAACCCGGAGGAGCCCGGGGCGCTGGATCAGCTGACTGCCCGGGCCGCGGCCGTCGATGCGGATGTGGCGCTTGCCACCGACCCCGATGGCGACCGGCTGGCCGTGGCCCTGCCCGACGAGCACGGCGACTGGCAGGTGCTGATGGGGGATCAGACCGGCGCGTTAATGGGGGATTACCTGATGCGCCGGGCCGACTCGGCCCGCGGCTTTGTCATGAACACCGTGGTCAGCTCGCGCCTGCTGGGTCGTCTGGCCGCCCACCATGGCGTGGGCTACGAGCAGACGCTGACCGGGTTCAAGTGGTTGTGGAAGCGGGCGCTGGAACGTGAGCAGGACGGCGATCACCTGCTGTTCGCCTACGAGGATGCCATCGGCTTCTGCCCCACCCGGCGGGTGCGCGACAAGGACGGCATCGCCACGGCGGCGGTGGTCACCGAAATGGCCCGCGTCGCCAAGGCCGCCGGGACCACGCTGTATGCCCAGCTGCAGGCGCTGTACCGCCGCCATGGGCTGTCAGTGAACCGCCAGGTCAGCCTGAAGCTGAGCGGCGATGACGCCCGCGAGCGCATGAACGGCCACCTGCAGGCCCTGCGCCGCGAGCCGCCGGCCGCAGTGGCCGGCCTGGCGGTGGAGCGCTTGCACGACTATTGGGCCGCCGAGCGTTATGCCCCCGACGGCCGCGATGCCGAGCCCATTCCGCTGCCGGCATCGGATCTGATTCAGCTGGATCTGGCCGGCGGATGCCACGTCAGCATCCGGCCGAGCGGCACCGAGCCCAAGCTCAAGATCTATCTGGAGTATCTGGGCGCGCCGGGCAGCGACGATCTGGCCGCCGAGCAGGCGCAGGCGGTGGAGCGGTTGGAAGAAATTGCCACCGATCTGGAAAGTATGCTGACTGATCAGACCTGA
- the gcvH gene encoding glycine cleavage system protein GcvH, with amino-acid sequence MSEIPADLRYASSHEWVRDDGDGMVTVGITDHAQAELGDLVFIQLPGEEGAVEAGAACAVVESVKAASDIYAPLDGEIVATHDELADDPEQVNTDPYGEGWLFRLRVVDQAALDELLDADGYAELIDEAG; translated from the coding sequence ATGAGCGAGATTCCTGCCGACCTGCGGTATGCCAGCAGCCACGAATGGGTGCGCGATGATGGCGACGGCATGGTCACCGTCGGCATCACCGATCACGCCCAGGCCGAACTCGGGGACCTGGTGTTCATCCAGCTGCCCGGCGAGGAAGGCGCCGTCGAGGCCGGTGCGGCCTGCGCCGTGGTGGAGTCGGTGAAGGCCGCCTCGGACATCTACGCTCCGCTGGATGGCGAGATCGTCGCCACCCACGACGAATTGGCGGACGACCCCGAGCAGGTCAACACCGACCCCTATGGCGAGGGGTGGCTGTTCCGCCTGCGCGTGGTGGACCAGGCCGCGCTGGATGAACTGCTGGACGCCGACGGCTATGCTGAGCTGATCGACGAGGCGGGATAA
- the ubiH gene encoding 2-octaprenyl-6-methoxyphenyl hydroxylase, whose amino-acid sequence MTTDDTFDVLIAGGGLVGASLAVALRDSGRSVAVIEPVPAKADGQPSFDERHTALAPTSRRFFTHLGLWPAIEAGAEPIRRIHVSDRGHGGFTRLTAEAEGLPALGHVAPNRVLGQALRPAMAAAATVRCPARIIDTYPQYAGDGSDQPARLVGRRVRIADDRGEHTLTTRLLVVADGMRSTTRAALGIDTRERDYGQSAIIANVRAERAHNGMAYERFTPEGPLAVLPAADGAVSIVWPLPTETAEWMAHEASDATFLARLQAAFGWRLGRLEAVGSRALYPLTAVTATDFAADRAVVLGNAAHALHPVGGQGLNLALRDVAALVEALREAPDPGDADVLSPYARSREGDYRRTYAFTDGLVRLFSNDWPPLAAIRNIGLTALDLFPPARRLLLKQGTGAAGDVPPLCQD is encoded by the coding sequence ATGACAACGGATGACACCTTTGATGTGCTGATCGCCGGTGGCGGCCTGGTGGGCGCCAGCCTGGCAGTGGCCCTGCGTGACAGCGGCCGGTCGGTGGCGGTGATCGAGCCGGTACCGGCCAAAGCCGACGGACAGCCGAGCTTTGACGAGCGCCACACCGCGCTGGCGCCCACGTCACGGCGGTTCTTCACCCACCTGGGGTTGTGGCCCGCCATCGAGGCCGGTGCCGAGCCCATCCGCCGCATCCACGTCTCCGACCGTGGCCATGGCGGCTTCACCCGCCTGACCGCCGAGGCCGAGGGGCTGCCGGCGCTGGGGCATGTCGCCCCCAACCGGGTGCTGGGACAGGCGCTGCGCCCGGCGATGGCCGCCGCCGCCACGGTTCGCTGCCCCGCCCGTATCATCGACACGTACCCCCAGTACGCCGGCGACGGCAGTGACCAGCCCGCCCGCCTGGTGGGCCGTCGGGTGCGCATTGCCGATGACCGGGGTGAACACACCCTGACGACACGGCTGCTGGTGGTGGCGGATGGCATGCGCTCGACGACCCGCGCGGCGCTGGGGATCGACACCCGCGAGCGCGATTATGGCCAGAGTGCGATCATCGCCAATGTGCGGGCCGAACGGGCCCACAACGGCATGGCCTATGAGCGATTCACGCCCGAAGGGCCGCTGGCGGTGCTGCCGGCCGCCGACGGGGCGGTTTCGATTGTCTGGCCGCTGCCCACCGAGACCGCCGAGTGGATGGCTCACGAGGCCAGTGACGCGACCTTCCTGGCGCGCCTGCAGGCGGCCTTCGGCTGGCGTCTGGGCCGGCTGGAGGCGGTGGGCAGCCGGGCGCTCTACCCGCTGACCGCGGTCACCGCCACCGACTTCGCCGCCGACCGCGCGGTGGTGCTCGGCAATGCCGCGCACGCCCTGCACCCGGTGGGTGGCCAGGGCCTGAACCTGGCGCTGCGCGATGTCGCGGCCCTGGTCGAGGCCCTGCGCGAGGCCCCCGACCCCGGCGATGCCGATGTGCTGAGCCCCTATGCCCGCTCCCGCGAGGGCGATTACCGGCGCACCTATGCCTTCACCGACGGGCTGGTGCGGCTTTTCAGCAATGACTGGCCGCCACTGGCGGCGATCCGCAATATCGGCCTGACCGCGCTGGACCTGTTCCCCCCGGCCCGGCGGCTGCTACTCAAACAGGGGACCGGAGCGGCCGGCGATGTCCCGCCGCTGTGTCAGGACTAA
- a CDS encoding aminopeptidase P N-terminal domain-containing protein: MDATEYARRRDALISRMGDDAIAVIAGAGECPRNRDVDYPFRQSSDFRYLTGFIEPDAVAVLAPGRAEGAFILFSRERDPLRETWEGRTIGQAAAQSEYGADAAYPIEELDAMMPGLLADRRSLVGDLGADETFDQRLIAWLSQARAQMGERAPQAVEALAPLLHAERLIKSAAEVEQMRAAARISADAHTRLMATVEPGMMEYQVEAELLYDFRRHNGEPAYPIIAGGGANACVLHYIANQDALRDGDLLLVDAGVELAGYAADITRTLPVNGRFSAEQRAVYEVVLAAQQAALERVGPGESFNAAHQAATRVLVEGMVDLGLLTGDVDALIDPGDYRRYFMHRTGHWLGMDVHDVGPYKVDGDWRTLQPGMVVTVEPGLYIPPGSPVDTRWQGIGVRIEDDCVVTDSGHDNLTAAVPKTVEAIEAAMAHDNG, translated from the coding sequence ATGGATGCCACTGAATACGCCCGCCGCCGCGACGCCCTGATCAGCCGCATGGGCGATGACGCCATCGCCGTGATCGCCGGGGCCGGCGAGTGCCCCCGCAACCGCGACGTGGACTATCCATTCCGCCAGTCGAGCGACTTCCGCTATCTGACCGGCTTCATCGAGCCCGATGCCGTGGCGGTGTTGGCCCCGGGACGGGCCGAGGGCGCGTTCATCCTGTTTTCGCGCGAACGCGACCCGCTGCGCGAGACCTGGGAGGGCCGCACCATTGGCCAGGCCGCCGCGCAGTCCGAATACGGCGCCGATGCCGCCTACCCCATCGAGGAACTCGACGCGATGATGCCCGGGCTGCTGGCCGACCGGCGCTCGCTGGTCGGTGACCTGGGGGCCGATGAGACGTTTGATCAGCGGCTGATCGCCTGGCTGAGTCAGGCCCGCGCGCAGATGGGTGAGCGCGCCCCGCAGGCGGTGGAGGCACTGGCTCCGCTGCTGCATGCCGAGCGGCTGATCAAGTCCGCGGCCGAGGTTGAGCAGATGCGCGCCGCCGCCCGGATCTCGGCGGACGCCCACACCCGGCTCATGGCCACGGTAGAGCCCGGGATGATGGAGTATCAGGTCGAGGCGGAACTGCTCTACGACTTTCGCCGTCACAACGGCGAGCCGGCGTACCCGATCATCGCCGGTGGTGGCGCCAACGCCTGCGTGCTGCACTACATCGCCAACCAGGACGCGCTGCGTGACGGCGACCTGCTGCTGGTGGATGCCGGGGTGGAGCTCGCGGGCTATGCCGCCGACATCACCCGCACGCTACCGGTCAACGGCCGCTTCAGCGCCGAGCAGCGCGCCGTCTACGAGGTGGTGCTGGCCGCCCAGCAGGCGGCCCTCGAGCGGGTGGGCCCGGGCGAGTCATTCAATGCCGCCCACCAGGCCGCCACCCGGGTCCTGGTCGAGGGCATGGTGGACCTGGGTCTTCTGACCGGCGATGTTGACGCGCTGATCGACCCGGGAGACTACCGGCGCTATTTCATGCACCGCACTGGCCACTGGCTGGGCATGGACGTGCATGATGTCGGGCCCTATAAAGTGGACGGCGACTGGCGCACCCTGCAACCGGGCATGGTGGTCACGGTTGAGCCGGGGCTCTACATCCCGCCGGGCAGTCCGGTGGACACCCGCTGGCAGGGCATTGGTGTGAGAATCGAGGACGACTGTGTGGTCACCGACAGTGGCCACGACAACCTGACCGCGGCGGTGCCGAAGACCGTCGAGGCGATTGAGGCGGCCATGGCCCATGACAACGGATGA
- a CDS encoding UPF0149 family protein: MNESERYTDVVAALAGVEAEVSAAEAQGMLCGLFCSTETPEPAQWIAQVLDGLSPKGEPAREVLEALSALYQDTRDRLENDSLEFEPLLPDDDAPLSDRATALGHWCEGFLFGIGVAGSHDPAKLPREANEVISDLTEIARIDPEAELDEDNEIAYTELVEYLRAATLLVREHTALPSSAQPAVGGDRADPDVLH; this comes from the coding sequence ATGAATGAATCCGAACGCTATACCGATGTGGTCGCGGCGCTGGCGGGCGTCGAGGCCGAGGTTTCCGCCGCCGAGGCGCAGGGCATGCTCTGCGGTCTTTTCTGCAGCACCGAAACGCCCGAGCCGGCGCAGTGGATCGCTCAGGTGCTCGATGGCCTGTCGCCCAAGGGCGAGCCGGCCCGCGAGGTGCTCGAGGCGCTGAGCGCGCTCTATCAGGACACCCGCGACCGGCTGGAGAACGACAGCCTCGAGTTTGAGCCGCTGCTGCCCGATGACGACGCGCCCCTCAGCGACCGCGCCACCGCCCTTGGCCACTGGTGCGAGGGGTTTCTGTTTGGCATCGGGGTGGCGGGCAGCCACGACCCGGCCAAGCTGCCGCGCGAGGCCAACGAGGTGATCAGCGACCTCACCGAGATCGCCCGCATCGACCCCGAGGCCGAGCTGGACGAGGACAACGAGATCGCCTACACCGAGCTGGTGGAGTATCTGCGCGCGGCCACCCTGCTGGTGCGCGAGCACACCGCACTGCCCTCCTCGGCCCAGCCGGCGGTCGGCGGGGATCGCGCCGACCCCGATGTGCTGCATTGA